The Thermanaerovibrio acidaminovorans DSM 6589 genome contains a region encoding:
- a CDS encoding 4Fe-4S binding protein, with protein MREGKLGRYLRYASLAGFLGFMTYVAYRHQVVGGGPSGVPPVDALCPFGGLESLYSYLKHGTFLRRVAMSSLLLFGTVAASTLLLGRTFCGWICPLGALGEAAGALGRRLGFKVDQRRIPHTARHVKLLILGVVLAGSWATGTLVFRPYDPWVAWAHLGGGLDEIAANPWGFAVLALLVILAGMGISRFFCRYLCPLGGGLWILQKLSLTRVERHPDRCVNCGACDRACPMGITVSTAGRLSNGDCISCGECVESCPAKGALDFRALGRKLSPLAVGIIGLGLFLGAYGVAKVSGGWRTFSPTSLEAKADPAEGIFGWMTVEEAASKVALPVEEFMNAAGISPDSPRDVPLKRMEGVDDEAVKAKVGAYLKARETSRDAKAPNPEEIKGSQTLAEVAEIYRLKPEEILETAGWPVEMAKEAENPLKEMAARVGSEVSAIRAAVRKLKSR; from the coding sequence ATGAGAGAAGGCAAATTGGGCAGGTACTTGAGGTACGCATCCCTTGCGGGGTTCCTCGGATTCATGACCTACGTGGCTTACCGGCATCAGGTGGTGGGGGGTGGCCCATCGGGGGTCCCGCCGGTGGATGCCCTGTGCCCCTTCGGGGGGCTGGAGAGCCTGTACTCATACCTCAAGCACGGGACGTTCCTCCGGCGGGTGGCCATGAGCTCCCTCTTGCTCTTCGGCACCGTGGCGGCGTCCACGCTGCTCCTGGGGAGGACCTTCTGCGGCTGGATATGTCCCTTGGGGGCCCTTGGGGAGGCAGCGGGGGCCCTGGGCAGGAGGCTTGGGTTCAAGGTGGATCAGAGGCGCATCCCCCACACGGCCAGGCACGTGAAGCTTCTGATCTTGGGGGTGGTGCTGGCGGGATCCTGGGCCACGGGCACCCTGGTGTTCAGGCCCTACGACCCATGGGTCGCCTGGGCCCACCTTGGTGGCGGCCTGGACGAGATCGCCGCCAACCCGTGGGGCTTCGCGGTCCTGGCCCTCTTGGTGATCCTGGCGGGCATGGGAATATCCCGGTTCTTCTGCCGCTACCTGTGCCCCCTTGGGGGCGGGCTTTGGATCCTGCAGAAGCTGAGCCTGACCCGGGTGGAGAGACACCCGGACAGGTGTGTGAACTGCGGAGCCTGCGACAGAGCGTGTCCCATGGGGATAACGGTGTCCACCGCCGGCAGGCTGTCCAATGGGGACTGCATATCCTGCGGTGAATGCGTGGAGTCCTGCCCCGCGAAGGGGGCGCTGGACTTCAGGGCCCTTGGGAGGAAGCTGTCCCCCCTTGCGGTGGGCATCATTGGCCTTGGGCTGTTCCTGGGGGCCTACGGGGTGGCCAAGGTATCCGGCGGCTGGCGGACCTTCTCCCCCACATCCCTGGAGGCCAAGGCGGACCCGGCGGAGGGGATATTCGGCTGGATGACCGTAGAGGAGGCGGCCTCCAAGGTGGCCCTCCCGGTGGAGGAGTTCATGAACGCCGCAGGGATCAGCCCCGACTCCCCCAGGGACGTGCCCCTCAAGAGGATGGAGGGGGTGGATGACGAGGCGGTGAAGGCCAAGGTGGGAGCTTACCTAAAGGCTCGTGAGACATCTCGTGACGCCAAGGCGCCTAACCCGGAGGAGATAAAGGGGAGCCAGACTCTGGCGGAGGTGGCGGAGATCTACCGTCTCAAGCCGGAGGAGATCCTCGAGACCGCGGGCTGGCCCGTGGAGATGGCCAAGGAGGCTGAAAATCCGCTGAAGGAGATGGCCGCCCGGGTGGGCAGCGAGGTGTCCGCCATCCGGGCAGCGGTAAGGAAGCTGAAAAGCCGCTAG
- a CDS encoding ribokinase — protein sequence MMSSFIKEVIPMARITVVGSLNLDMVMRAERLPMRGETLTGGVFSTAEGGKGGNQAVACARMGASVRMVGKVGNDPFGDRLVESLLREGIHAMVGRSGGHTGVAQVTVFGDDNAIIVAPGANLDLKPWDLQEDHFKDATSAVFQLEIPVDTVSRGLRMARDMGCLTFLNPSPLKPLPDEVIGLVDYLVLNQVELTQLGGTDDPDLSMGRLLGLGVKGVVLTMGSRGARFLSVESSGSVEASRVEVVDSTGAGDAFMGAFAVMISEGHSMEEAVRFGVTAGSLACLKAGAQPSMPTREEVEGAMGRL from the coding sequence ATGATGTCATCCTTTATTAAGGAAGTGATCCCCATGGCTAGAATCACGGTGGTAGGGTCGTTGAACTTGGACATGGTGATGAGGGCGGAGAGGCTCCCCATGAGGGGGGAGACCCTGACCGGGGGGGTATTCTCCACCGCCGAGGGGGGCAAGGGGGGCAACCAGGCGGTGGCCTGCGCCAGGATGGGGGCCTCGGTCAGGATGGTGGGGAAGGTGGGCAACGATCCCTTCGGTGACCGGCTGGTGGAGAGCCTCCTGAGGGAGGGCATCCACGCCATGGTGGGAAGGTCCGGGGGCCACACAGGGGTTGCCCAGGTGACGGTCTTCGGGGATGACAACGCCATAATAGTGGCCCCCGGGGCGAACCTGGACCTGAAGCCCTGGGACCTCCAGGAGGACCACTTCAAGGACGCCACCTCCGCGGTGTTCCAGCTGGAGATACCGGTTGATACCGTATCCCGGGGCCTCCGCATGGCCAGGGACATGGGTTGCCTCACGTTCCTCAACCCCTCCCCCCTCAAGCCCCTGCCGGATGAGGTCATAGGCTTAGTGGACTATCTGGTGCTAAACCAGGTGGAGCTGACCCAGCTCGGGGGGACGGACGATCCGGACCTGTCCATGGGGCGTCTTCTGGGCTTGGGCGTCAAGGGGGTGGTGCTCACCATGGGCTCCCGGGGGGCAAGGTTCCTCTCCGTCGAGTCCAGCGGCTCGGTTGAGGCCTCCAGGGTGGAGGTGGTGGACTCCACCGGAGCGGGGGACGCCTTCATGGGGGCCTTTGCGGTGATGATCTCCGAGGGGCACTCCATGGAGGAGGCGGTCCGGTTCGGGGTCACCGCCGGCTCCCTGGCGTGTCTCAAGGCGGGGGCCCAGCCCTCCATGCCCACCCGGGAAGAGGTGGAGGGGGCCATGGGAAGGCTCTAA
- a CDS encoding LacI family DNA-binding transcriptional regulator, protein MVTMKDVALLAGVSVSTVSHVLNGTRNVAPETRDRVMRAVDALGYRPNMMARGLRRKGIFLLGLVVPDATNPYFAEVARAVEDRCYERGFSLMVASSGGIPEREARAVEAMGLHRVGGIIMVGLGFPEEQARILSGLEIPVVMVDRKIGDLPVDSIQSDNVGGGRMAARHLLDLGHRRIGCVTGPMGLGPSEDRLRGFMEEIEEARVDRSWVSVIHGDFGCESGYRAARGMLSRPDRPTAIFAMNDLMALGVMGAARDAGLSVPSDLSVVGFDGISMGRFFVPSLTTVAQPIASMGHGAVDRIVDRMMGDVEGEIMARILPCSLIQRGSSAPLGCGG, encoded by the coding sequence ATGGTGACCATGAAGGACGTGGCGCTTCTGGCGGGCGTTTCGGTGTCCACCGTGTCCCACGTTCTCAACGGCACCAGGAACGTGGCCCCCGAGACCAGGGACCGGGTGATGAGGGCGGTGGACGCCCTGGGCTACCGACCCAACATGATGGCCCGGGGGCTCAGGCGCAAGGGGATATTCCTCCTTGGGCTGGTGGTGCCCGACGCCACCAACCCCTACTTCGCCGAGGTGGCCCGGGCGGTGGAGGACCGGTGCTACGAGAGGGGGTTCTCCCTCATGGTGGCCAGCTCCGGTGGGATCCCCGAGCGGGAGGCCCGGGCGGTGGAGGCCATGGGGCTTCACCGGGTTGGGGGCATCATCATGGTCGGGCTGGGCTTCCCGGAGGAGCAGGCCCGGATCCTGTCGGGGCTGGAGATCCCGGTGGTGATGGTGGATCGCAAGATAGGTGACCTCCCGGTGGACTCGATCCAGTCCGACAACGTTGGAGGGGGGCGGATGGCGGCCCGGCACCTGCTGGACCTGGGGCACCGGAGGATTGGGTGCGTGACCGGTCCCATGGGGTTGGGTCCCAGCGAGGACAGGCTAAGGGGTTTCATGGAGGAGATCGAAGAGGCCCGGGTGGACCGGTCATGGGTGTCCGTGATCCATGGGGATTTCGGCTGCGAGTCCGGATATCGGGCTGCCAGGGGGATGCTGTCCCGGCCGGACAGGCCCACCGCCATATTCGCCATGAACGACCTGATGGCCCTGGGGGTTATGGGGGCCGCAAGGGATGCGGGGCTCTCGGTGCCATCGGACCTCTCGGTGGTGGGCTTCGACGGCATATCAATGGGGCGCTTCTTCGTCCCATCGCTCACCACCGTGGCCCAACCCATAGCGTCCATGGGGCACGGGGCGGTGGACAGGATCGTGGACAGGATGATGGGGGATGTGGAAGGTGAGATAATGGCCCGGATCCTTCCTTGTTCCCTGATCCAGAGGGGGTCCTCGGCCCCGCTGGGGTGCGGCGGATAG
- a CDS encoding BMP family ABC transporter substrate-binding protein → MLSLKRKLICALMVACLALVMALPAMAANKPMKVALILSGFLGDKSFNDSAHQGLLRAKKDFGIDLKVLESKNPADWEANLLSMASAKYDLIVGSSTQIAELIKKHAASFPDVKFGVIDGAVKAPNVMSIIFAQNEGSFLAGAAAAMFTTKTNIPGVNDKKIIGWVGGMDIPVLQDFLTGYKQGAKYIDPSVKVLVSFAGSFSDPLKGKELAMAQFEQGADIVMNVASTTGNGILEAAKEKGRYAIGVDMDQDGIYPGHILTSMIKRVDVATYKLVKDVKENKFKGNTVIEMGVADGGVGLTDMSVMKKALGNKFPNDILVKIKQLTADIRSGKIKVEQYKGFQRGI, encoded by the coding sequence ATGTTGAGTTTGAAGAGGAAACTCATCTGCGCTCTGATGGTGGCGTGTCTGGCGCTGGTCATGGCGCTGCCCGCCATGGCGGCCAACAAGCCCATGAAGGTGGCCCTGATCCTCTCCGGGTTCCTGGGGGACAAGTCCTTCAACGACTCGGCCCATCAGGGATTGCTGCGGGCTAAGAAGGACTTCGGCATAGACCTCAAGGTCTTGGAGTCCAAGAACCCCGCCGACTGGGAGGCCAACCTGCTCTCCATGGCCTCCGCCAAGTACGATCTGATCGTAGGCTCCAGCACCCAGATAGCGGAGCTCATCAAGAAGCATGCCGCCTCCTTCCCGGATGTCAAGTTTGGCGTCATAGACGGGGCGGTCAAGGCTCCCAACGTCATGTCCATAATCTTCGCCCAGAACGAGGGCTCCTTCCTGGCCGGCGCCGCCGCCGCCATGTTCACCACCAAGACCAACATCCCCGGCGTCAACGACAAGAAGATCATCGGCTGGGTGGGCGGCATGGACATCCCGGTCCTTCAGGACTTCCTCACCGGCTACAAGCAGGGGGCCAAGTACATCGACCCCTCCGTCAAGGTGCTGGTCTCCTTCGCGGGTAGCTTCAGCGATCCCCTCAAGGGCAAGGAGCTGGCCATGGCCCAGTTCGAGCAGGGGGCGGACATCGTCATGAACGTGGCCTCCACCACCGGCAACGGCATCCTGGAGGCCGCCAAGGAGAAGGGGCGCTACGCCATCGGGGTCGACATGGACCAGGACGGCATATACCCGGGCCACATCCTGACCTCCATGATCAAGCGGGTTGACGTGGCCACCTACAAGCTGGTCAAGGACGTGAAGGAGAACAAGTTCAAGGGCAACACGGTAATCGAGATGGGCGTGGCGGACGGCGGGGTGGGCCTCACCGACATGTCGGTCATGAAGAAGGCCCTGGGCAACAAGTTCCCCAACGACATCCTGGTCAAGATCAAGCAGCTCACCGCGGACATCAGGTCCGGCAAGATAAAGGTGGAGCAGTACAAGGGCTTCCAGCGGGGCATCTAA
- a CDS encoding ABC transporter ATP-binding protein, whose product MEPIVLMKDIVKDFPGVRAVDGGFFDLMPGEAHALIGENGAGKSTLMKILYGVYQPDSGVITVKGETFPHQSPGEAISRGIGMVHQEFMLVQQLTVLENVILGFEPRVGMGKIDFKAAEERISAIMDGYGLKVDLRKKVNDISVGEAQRVEIVKALYRGAEVLILDEPTAVLTPQEAEGLFQVIRSLTSLGKSVIFISHKLNEVMEVASRVTVMRQGRHIGTVEKSATSIPELARLMVGRDVFLGVQRSGSAKAGDVALEVRDIYVPSSTEHSKIRGVSFQVRRSEILGIAGVDGNGQSELAEAIAGLRPVERGQVIIDGVQVQNLTPLQVRQAGLAHIPEDRNTRGLNRTMTVKENLAGLAFRKPPISKGLAIVEGALKEFAERLISAFDVRPPLADAPVTGFSGGNAQKIVVAREVDSNPKVLLACQPTRGVDIGSIENIRKELVKVRDRGTAIVLISADLEEILSLSDRIAVMYEGRITGIIDADEADEERLGLLMTGGAVNG is encoded by the coding sequence ATGGAACCCATAGTTCTGATGAAGGACATAGTCAAGGACTTCCCGGGCGTGAGGGCGGTTGACGGGGGCTTCTTCGACCTGATGCCCGGGGAGGCCCACGCCCTCATAGGGGAGAACGGGGCGGGGAAGTCCACGTTGATGAAGATCCTCTACGGGGTTTACCAGCCCGACTCGGGGGTCATTACCGTGAAGGGGGAGACGTTTCCCCACCAGAGCCCCGGCGAGGCCATATCCCGGGGGATAGGTATGGTTCACCAGGAGTTCATGCTCGTTCAGCAGCTCACCGTCCTGGAGAACGTGATCCTCGGCTTCGAGCCCCGGGTGGGCATGGGCAAGATAGACTTCAAGGCGGCGGAGGAGAGGATCTCCGCCATAATGGACGGCTACGGCCTCAAGGTGGACCTGAGGAAGAAGGTCAACGACATATCGGTGGGGGAGGCCCAGCGGGTGGAGATAGTGAAGGCCCTCTACCGGGGGGCGGAGGTGCTCATCCTGGACGAGCCCACAGCGGTGCTCACCCCTCAGGAGGCGGAGGGGCTGTTCCAGGTGATAAGGTCCCTCACCAGCCTTGGCAAGTCGGTGATATTCATATCCCACAAGCTGAACGAGGTAATGGAGGTGGCGTCCCGGGTTACGGTGATGCGCCAGGGCCGCCACATAGGAACCGTTGAAAAGTCCGCCACTTCGATCCCGGAGCTGGCCCGCCTGATGGTGGGACGGGACGTGTTCCTTGGGGTCCAGCGGTCCGGATCCGCCAAGGCGGGGGATGTGGCGTTGGAGGTAAGGGACATATACGTTCCAAGTAGCACCGAGCACTCCAAGATCCGGGGGGTATCCTTCCAGGTGAGGAGGTCCGAGATCCTGGGCATCGCCGGGGTGGACGGGAACGGTCAGAGCGAGCTGGCGGAGGCTATAGCGGGCCTGAGGCCCGTGGAGCGGGGCCAGGTGATCATAGACGGGGTCCAGGTTCAGAACCTTACCCCTCTCCAGGTCCGCCAGGCGGGGCTTGCCCACATCCCGGAGGACCGGAACACCCGGGGGCTCAACAGGACCATGACGGTGAAGGAGAACCTGGCGGGGCTGGCGTTCCGCAAGCCCCCCATATCCAAGGGGCTGGCCATAGTGGAGGGGGCCCTCAAGGAGTTCGCCGAGAGACTCATATCCGCCTTCGACGTGAGGCCCCCACTGGCGGACGCCCCGGTCACGGGCTTCTCGGGGGGCAACGCCCAGAAGATAGTGGTGGCCCGGGAGGTGGACTCCAACCCCAAGGTGCTTCTGGCCTGCCAGCCCACCCGGGGGGTGGACATAGGCTCCATAGAGAACATCCGCAAGGAGCTGGTTAAGGTGAGGGACAGGGGCACCGCCATAGTCCTCATATCCGCGGACCTGGAGGAGATCTTGTCCCTGTCGGACAGGATAGCGGTCATGTACGAGGGACGCATAACCGGCATAATCGACGCGGACGAGGCGGACGAGGAGCGGCTTGGGCTCCTCATGACTGGAGGTGCCGTCAATGGGTAG
- a CDS encoding ABC transporter permease encodes MGRYLNGLLTAALALGIGAAAIALMGQSPVEAYVELLKGAFVGKFNLGGTLEKFVPLLLTALAFAVASKASVFNVGVEGELYLGAMAAAWVALSVKSVPAPIHLLLCFGAAILAGGLWAAIPGALKAHYGVNEVCVTILANYVAIFFTSYLVNYPLSSGLGAPQTTPVPDHLMLSRIMPPSMANSGLFIALAILVGTYWVVHKSTLGYRLRAVGENRHYAEHVGIDAKATMLWAMVASGAFGGIAGAIQVLGVFGCFVDNFSPGLAFDGMLASLIARNDIRLIPILSFFLAALKAGALGMERFTGVPKALVDTVIALFILLASMEGLFKFKMGSRPARRG; translated from the coding sequence ATGGGTAGGTACTTGAACGGTCTGCTCACCGCCGCCCTTGCCTTGGGGATCGGGGCGGCGGCCATAGCCCTGATGGGGCAGAGCCCGGTGGAGGCCTACGTGGAGCTCCTGAAGGGGGCCTTCGTGGGCAAGTTCAACCTGGGAGGGACCCTGGAGAAGTTCGTTCCCCTACTCCTGACCGCCCTGGCCTTTGCGGTTGCCTCCAAGGCTTCGGTGTTCAACGTGGGCGTCGAGGGGGAGCTCTACCTGGGGGCCATGGCGGCCGCCTGGGTGGCGCTGAGCGTGAAGTCCGTCCCGGCCCCGATCCACCTGCTCCTCTGCTTCGGCGCCGCCATCCTGGCCGGGGGGCTTTGGGCCGCCATACCCGGGGCCCTCAAGGCCCACTACGGGGTCAACGAGGTCTGCGTCACCATCCTGGCCAACTACGTGGCCATATTCTTCACCTCCTACCTGGTGAACTACCCCCTGTCCTCTGGCCTGGGGGCGCCCCAGACCACACCGGTGCCGGATCACCTGATGCTTAGCCGGATTATGCCCCCCAGCATGGCCAACAGCGGCCTCTTCATAGCCCTCGCCATCCTGGTGGGCACCTACTGGGTGGTCCACAAGAGCACCCTGGGGTACCGGCTCCGGGCGGTGGGGGAGAACCGGCACTACGCGGAGCACGTGGGGATAGACGCCAAGGCCACCATGCTATGGGCTATGGTGGCCAGCGGGGCCTTCGGGGGCATAGCGGGGGCCATCCAGGTCCTGGGGGTCTTCGGCTGCTTCGTGGACAACTTCTCCCCCGGACTCGCCTTCGACGGCATGCTGGCGTCCCTTATAGCCCGGAACGACATAAGGCTCATACCCATACTCTCCTTCTTCCTGGCGGCCCTCAAGGCGGGGGCCCTGGGCATGGAGAGGTTCACCGGGGTTCCCAAGGCCCTGGTTGACACCGTCATAGCCCTCTTCATCCTTTTGGCCTCCATGGAGGGGCTCTTCAAGTTCAAGATGGGCTCCAGGCCCGCTAGGAGGGGTTGA
- a CDS encoding ABC transporter permease, protein MIESLGDLMDNLSLVVDYTLIRSTIRSSMPIIYAAMACVITQQADILNIGVEGIMLCGAFAAVAVSYFSGSWLLALGASVLVGILLAAFMAVAHIKYKSDIFVAGMGINMFALAITKLLLNKMLNESGSFMSPDIVPMPRIDVPVLASNDVLNSLFNNYSIMEPLGFVLVLVLQYLLYRTIWGLRLRCVGMNPKAAETAGIRVDLRKFEVMIYSGIIGGVAGAYLSLGYSRVFAENMTNGRGFMGVAAMLFGGGDPIKSMLGCFIFGLADSIGARLQTFGFPSQFILMIPYIATASILSLAMYRKLKRERVAMSAVAEPQKE, encoded by the coding sequence ATGATCGAATCTCTGGGGGACCTGATGGATAACCTATCCCTGGTGGTGGACTACACGCTGATCCGGTCCACCATAAGATCCTCCATGCCCATAATCTACGCCGCCATGGCGTGCGTCATCACCCAGCAGGCGGACATCCTCAACATAGGGGTGGAGGGGATCATGCTCTGCGGGGCCTTTGCTGCCGTGGCGGTCAGCTACTTCTCCGGAAGCTGGCTCCTGGCGCTTGGCGCCTCGGTCCTGGTGGGGATCCTGTTGGCGGCCTTCATGGCGGTGGCCCACATAAAGTACAAGTCCGACATCTTCGTGGCCGGCATGGGGATAAACATGTTCGCCCTGGCCATAACCAAGCTACTGCTCAACAAGATGCTCAACGAGTCCGGGTCCTTCATGAGCCCCGACATAGTCCCAATGCCGAGGATAGACGTCCCCGTCCTGGCCTCCAACGACGTGCTCAACAGCCTCTTCAACAACTATTCGATAATGGAGCCCCTGGGCTTCGTCCTGGTGTTGGTCCTTCAGTACCTGCTCTACCGCACCATATGGGGTTTGAGGCTCCGCTGCGTGGGCATGAACCCGAAGGCGGCGGAGACCGCGGGCATAAGGGTGGACCTTCGGAAGTTCGAGGTGATGATCTACTCGGGGATCATCGGTGGGGTGGCGGGGGCCTACCTTTCCCTGGGCTACAGCAGGGTCTTCGCGGAGAACATGACCAACGGCCGGGGCTTCATGGGGGTGGCCGCCATGCTCTTCGGTGGCGGTGACCCCATCAAGAGCATGCTGGGCTGCTTCATCTTCGGCCTGGCGGACTCCATCGGGGCCCGGCTCCAGACCTTCGGCTTCCCCTCTCAGTTCATTCTCATGATACCCTACATAGCCACCGCATCCATCCTGAGCCTGGCCATGTACAGGAAGCTCAAGAGGGAGCGGGTCGCCATGAGTGCCGTAGCGGAGCCCCAAAAGGAGTGA
- a CDS encoding nucleoside hydrolase → MDLAKEKVILDMDPGHDDAVAMMMAASHPSLEIKAITVVAGNQTLEKTVRNALNVASVLNLKGVPIAAGMSRPMVREQVIADDIHGETGLDGPVFEEHDLQRDPRHGVDLIIETLLASDGDVSILPTGPLTNVAMAMRKDPRIVSKIKRIVLMGGSYQLGNVTPAAEFNIYADPEAAHVVFSSGVPIVMMGLDLTRQVRCTRQVIDRMGAIGNRVSKLFVDLMEFFSKTQEEVFGWDAPPLHDPTTVAYVIDPSIFVTKPMRVDVELRGDHTYGRTCCDYFGVTKREPNAEVATTLDLDRFWDLLEDCLRRYS, encoded by the coding sequence ATGGATTTGGCAAAGGAGAAGGTGATCTTGGATATGGACCCGGGGCACGACGACGCGGTGGCCATGATGATGGCCGCGTCGCACCCGTCCCTGGAGATCAAGGCCATAACGGTGGTGGCAGGGAACCAGACCCTGGAGAAGACGGTTAGGAACGCCCTCAACGTGGCGTCGGTGCTGAACCTGAAGGGGGTACCCATCGCGGCGGGCATGTCCCGCCCCATGGTGAGGGAGCAGGTGATAGCGGACGACATCCACGGGGAGACCGGACTGGACGGTCCGGTCTTCGAGGAGCACGATCTCCAGCGGGATCCAAGGCACGGGGTGGACCTCATCATCGAGACCCTACTGGCCTCCGACGGGGACGTGAGCATCCTGCCCACCGGGCCGCTCACCAACGTGGCCATGGCCATGCGCAAGGACCCCAGGATAGTGTCCAAGATAAAGCGAATCGTGCTGATGGGGGGATCCTACCAGCTGGGCAACGTGACCCCCGCGGCGGAGTTCAACATCTACGCGGACCCCGAGGCGGCCCACGTGGTGTTCTCCTCCGGGGTGCCGATAGTGATGATGGGACTGGATCTCACCCGACAGGTCCGGTGCACCCGGCAGGTTATAGACCGCATGGGGGCCATCGGCAACCGGGTCTCCAAGCTCTTCGTGGATCTCATGGAGTTCTTCTCCAAGACCCAGGAGGAGGTCTTCGGGTGGGATGCGCCCCCCCTTCACGATCCCACCACCGTGGCCTACGTGATAGACCCCTCCATCTTCGTAACCAAGCCGATGAGGGTGGACGTGGAGCTGAGGGGTGATCACACCTACGGGAGGACATGCTGCGACTACTTCGGGGTCACCAAGCGGGAGCCCAACGCGGAGGTGGCCACAACCCTTGACCTGGACCGCTTCTGGGACCTGCTGGAGGATTGTCTCAGGCGCTACTCGTGA
- the pdxT gene encoding pyridoxal 5'-phosphate synthase glutaminase subunit PdxT, whose protein sequence is MRVGVLAFQGAFREHMEALGKLGAEAVPVRGKADMEGLSGVVIPGGESTVIGRFLVQTGLVDPIRDRIMAGELALMGTCAGAILACQRVTNDPPEGLLGVFPAEAERNHYGAQVDSFCQPVTLWDGRQIPGVFIRAPRLSPQEGASVLGVSSGQPVLMSWGRCLICSFHPELTQNQEVHRLFLDMASR, encoded by the coding sequence ATGAGGGTAGGGGTGCTGGCCTTTCAGGGGGCCTTCAGGGAGCACATGGAGGCCCTAGGGAAGCTGGGAGCCGAGGCGGTGCCGGTCAGGGGCAAAGCGGACATGGAGGGGCTGTCCGGGGTGGTGATCCCCGGCGGGGAGAGCACCGTAATCGGCCGATTCCTGGTCCAGACCGGCCTTGTGGATCCCATAAGGGATAGGATCATGGCGGGCGAACTGGCCCTCATGGGCACCTGCGCGGGGGCCATCCTGGCCTGCCAGAGGGTCACCAACGATCCACCGGAGGGGCTCCTCGGGGTCTTCCCCGCTGAGGCGGAGCGGAATCACTACGGCGCCCAGGTGGACAGCTTCTGCCAACCGGTGACCCTGTGGGACGGACGCCAGATACCGGGGGTATTCATCCGGGCTCCAAGGCTGAGCCCCCAGGAGGGGGCTTCGGTGCTGGGGGTGAGCTCAGGACAACCGGTGCTGATGAGCTGGGGCAGGTGCCTCATCTGCTCCTTCCACCCGGAGCTGACCCAAAACCAGGAGGTCCACCGACTCTTCCTGGACATGGCGTCCAGGTAA
- the pdxS gene encoding pyridoxal 5'-phosphate synthase lyase subunit PdxS: MFKGDDWKLKDGLARMLVGGVIMDVTTAEQARIAQEAGACAVMALERVPAEIRQQGGVARMADPSKVREIQEAVSIPVMAKARIGHFAEARILEALKVDFIDESEVLTPADHEAHIDKHQFKVPFVCGARDLGEALRRIREGAAMIRTKGEAGTGDVSEAVRHVKTVNREIEALKGMSGHELDQLAQRHRVPRELLEICAEMGHLSVVNFAAGGIATPADAALMMNLGCDGVFVGSGIFKSENPFDRARAIVQAVAHHQDWDLVARVSEGLGEAMRGICVSSMDQGSLLQTRGW, translated from the coding sequence ATGTTTAAGGGTGATGATTGGAAGCTGAAGGACGGCCTGGCCAGGATGCTGGTGGGGGGCGTCATAATGGACGTCACCACCGCAGAGCAGGCTCGGATCGCCCAGGAGGCGGGGGCCTGCGCGGTAATGGCCCTGGAGAGGGTGCCGGCGGAGATCCGCCAACAGGGTGGGGTGGCCAGGATGGCGGACCCCAGCAAGGTCAGGGAGATCCAGGAGGCGGTGTCCATCCCGGTGATGGCCAAGGCCCGGATAGGCCACTTCGCCGAGGCCCGGATTCTGGAGGCCCTTAAGGTGGACTTCATCGACGAGAGCGAGGTGCTCACCCCGGCGGACCACGAGGCCCACATAGACAAGCACCAGTTCAAGGTCCCCTTCGTGTGCGGCGCCCGGGACCTGGGGGAGGCGCTCCGGAGGATCCGGGAGGGAGCCGCCATGATAAGGACCAAGGGGGAGGCGGGCACCGGGGACGTGTCCGAGGCGGTGAGGCACGTGAAGACCGTGAACCGGGAGATAGAGGCCCTCAAGGGCATGTCGGGGCACGAACTGGACCAGCTGGCCCAGCGTCACCGGGTGCCCCGGGAGCTACTGGAGATCTGCGCGGAGATGGGACACCTCTCGGTGGTGAACTTCGCCGCCGGAGGGATAGCCACCCCCGCCGACGCGGCGCTCATGATGAACCTGGGGTGCGACGGGGTCTTCGTGGGAAGCGGCATATTCAAGAGCGAGAACCCCTTCGATAGGGCCAGGGCCATCGTCCAGGCGGTGGCCCACCACCAGGACTGGGACCTGGTGGCCCGGGTCTCCGAGGGGCTGGGGGAGGCCATGCGGGGCATATGCGTTAGCTCCATGGACCAGGGGAGCCTGCTTCAGACCCGGGGTTGGTGA